In Candidatus Zixiibacteriota bacterium, a genomic segment contains:
- the pal gene encoding peptidoglycan-associated lipoprotein Pal yields the protein MKRLIILLALVLALAVLFAAGCKKPPPPQPPPPPPADTTEVVEEPEPEPLPPPPPPPLEMATIHFEFDKYRLTEESRDIIAANAAALEEHQTAIIRIEGHCDERGTDEYNMALGEKRAMTARDYLINYGISPDRISIISYGESRSVDPGHNEEAWAKNRRDDFIKVSE from the coding sequence GTGAAAAGATTAATTATTTTGCTGGCATTAGTGTTAGCATTGGCAGTATTATTTGCTGCCGGTTGTAAAAAACCGCCGCCGCCGCAGCCACCACCGCCGCCGCCGGCTGATACAACTGAGGTTGTAGAGGAACCAGAACCAGAACCACTGCCACCACCACCGCCGCCACCGCTTGAGATGGCAACTATCCATTTTGAATTCGACAAATACAGGCTCACCGAAGAATCTCGGGATATTATAGCCGCCAACGCAGCCGCCTTGGAAGAACATCAGACTGCGATTATCAGAATCGAGGGGCATTGCGATGAGCGAGGCACTGATGAATACAATATGGCGCTTGGCGAAAAACGCGCTATGACTGCCCGCGATTACCTGATTAACTACGGTATCAGCCCCGACAGGATTTCCATTATCAGCTATGGCGAATCAAGAAGTGTCGATCCTGGCCATAATGAAGAAGCTTGGGCTAAAAACCGTCGAGATGATTTTATTAAAGTTTCTGAATAA